The following is a genomic window from Armatimonadota bacterium.
CTCGGCCGTCAAGGTCGTATCGACCGGGAATCAGCTTCCCCGCCCGTTCAACATGAGAGGACGCGCCATCGGAGGCGTTGACTTCAACGAGCATACCCCGGGCGTATACAACGGCGAGGGGCCAAACAACCTGGGGCTGTACATAATGACCTGGGGCAAGGTGACCTACACCGGTGGAGAAGGCGATGACTTCTTCTACGCGAACCCGGGGACATTCTTGAGGGACGGCTCGGGCTACGTGGGAGTCAAGATCAGATGCCGTCCCGAACTCAAGCCCACGGTAGGATCGACCGTGATCGTCACGGGCATCAGTTCCTGCGAGCCGCTCGACGAGAACTCGATCCGCCGGGTGCTGGCCACGCAAGTGCTGGAATACTCACAGTAAGGATGTGGTAATGCGTTGAGACGGGAGATATCACCGTCGCGGACAGGACGGTTGATATGCAGCGCGCTCGCGCTGGGCGCGCTGCTTCTCTCGTCAATACCCGTTACTGCTGAGCTTGCTTCCAACTGCTGGCCGAAGTTCAGGGGAGACATCCGCAACACGGGTTTGAGTCCGGGTCCGGGACCGGGCGGCGACGACCTCGCATGGACCTATACCACCGGAGGTGCGATTGCGTCCTCCCCGGCGGTGGCTCCGGGCGGCACGGCGTACTTCACCTCACGCGACGGTTACCTGTATGCGCTCGCGCCCGACGGATCACTGGTCTGGCGGTACGGCATCAGCGCCTATTCCGCATACTCCTCGCCCGCGATTGACTCCGACGGCACGGTCTACGTCGGATCGGACGACTACTACCTGTACGCCCTGAACCCAAACGGAACCCTCAAGTGGAGGCGCGGGATCGGCTCTCAGATCTCCTCATCTCCGGCGATCGGCGGCGGACGGGTCTACGTCGGCGCCTCCGGCGGAAGGATCTACGCCGTAAATCAGGACGGCACCGTCGCATGGTACTATCAGACCGGCGGGGCAGTTACCTCCACTGCGGCGGTGGGGGCCGACGGCACGATCTACATCACCTCAAAGGACACCTACCTCTACGCACTCAGTCCGACGGGCACGCTGAAGTGGCGCTATCGGACGAACAACAGATCGGAATCGTCCCCGGCTGTCGGCGAGGACGGGACGATCTACTTCGGAAGCGACGACGGCAAGATGTATGCGGTGACCTCAGCGGGCGCTCTCAGTTGGAGCTACGCGGTCGGCTCGATGGTGCGCTCGTCACCCGCCATCGGGGCCGACGGCGCGGTATACTTCGGCGCCGACGACGGCTACCTGTATGCCCTGCAGCCCGGCGGATCGCTCCGCTGGCGGTGCCAGACGGGCGGGATTGTCCGGTCGTCGCCCGCTGTCGGGAGCGACGGGACGGTATATGTGGGATCGCAGGACCGATACATCTACGCCCTCAATCCCGATGGGACGCTCAAGTGGAGACGGCTCACGGGCGGATGGGTTGACTCCTCGCCCGCGATCATGGCCGGAGGCAGGCTCTACGTCGGGTCGTATGACAGCAAGCTCTACGCCTTCGAGAGCGACCAGACCCCGCCGACGACTCCCATCGTGGTGGACGACGGCCTGTACTCCACGAGCCCGGACTCCCTCCACGGATCTTGGAGCGCCTCGGACCCGGAGTCCGGAATCGCGGAATACGCATACGCGATCGGGACCGCGCCGGGGTCGGCCGACATCGCGGGCTGGACTTCGGCAGGCACGGCGACCGAGGTGACCAGGACGGGATTGCCGCTTGTCAACGGGAGCATCTGCTACTTCTCGGTCAAGGCGCGGAGCGGCTCGGGCCGATGGTCGGATGTCGGCGTAAGCAACGGCATCCTCGTTGATTTCACCGCACCGACCACGCCTGTGGTCGTGGACGACGGGGCGTACACGACCTCGCTCGCCGCCCTGCATGCATCGTGGAGCGCATCCGACCCGGAGACCGGAGTGGCGGAGTACCAGTACTGCATCGGGACCGCCCCGGGCCTTGACGACATCGCGCCCTGGACCGGCGTAGGAACGGCGATCGAGGTCACCGCGTCCGGATTGAACCTCGCGAACGGGGGCACGTACTTCTGCAGCGTCAGGGCCAGGAGCACCGCGGGACTATGGAGCGCTGTCGGCGCGACTGACGGAGTCCTGGCAGATGCAACCCCTCCGGGTGCACCGTCGGTGACCGACGAAGGCGACTTCACCAGTTCGTCGGACAGTCTCCATGCCTCATGGACAGCAAGCGACACGGAATCGGGGATCGCCGGTTACGAGTACGCGATCGGGACGACTCCAGGCGCATCCGATACTCTGGGCTGGACGACGGCAGGAAGTTCTACCGAGGCGACGGCGACGGGCCTGACTCTGAGTGACGGCGCGACGTACTACTTCGCCGTGCGGGCGAAGAACAACGCCGGTCTGTGGAGCGCCGCGGGGGCCAGCGACGGCATACTGGTTGACCTGTCCGCGCCCTCTAGTCCGGTGGTGACCGACGACGGCGATGCGACCGCCTCACCGGACACGCTTCACGCCTCCTGGAGCGCGAGCGACCTTCAGAGCGGCGTCGTCGAGTACCTCTACGCCATCGGCACATCACCGGGGAGCTCGGACGTCGCGGGCTGGACGTCGGCAGGTACCGAAGCGGAGATCACCCGGAGCGGCCTCTCCCTGGCCAGCGGCACTACCTACTACTTGGCGGTGAAAGCGAAGAACGGAGCGGGGCTCTGGTCGGAGGTCGGATCGAGCGACGGGATACTCGTGGACCTGACGCCTCCGATCACGCCAATCGTAGTGGATGACGGCGAGTTCACCGCGAGCGCGGACACTCTTCACGCCTCCTGGCATTCATCGGACGCGGAGACCGGCGTCGCCGAGTATCAGTACCGCATCGGCACCGCGCCGGGGCTCGATGACGTCGCGCCGTGGACATCCGCCGGCCTGTCCACCGAGATCGCGCGCGGCGGATTGAGCCTGACGAGCGGGACGACGTACTACTTCGGGGTGAGGTCGAGAAACTCCGTCGGCCTGTGGAGCCAGGTCGGTACGAGCGACGGTATCTTGGCGGACCTGACGCCTCCAAGTATCCCGGCCGTCACCGACGACGGCACCTACACGTCATCCATGAGCGAACTGCGCGCATCCTGGACGGCAGCCGACGCCGAAACCCCCATCGTGGAGTACCAGTACGCAATCGGGACGACCGCGGGCGGGCTGGAGATCGCCGGGTGGACCCCCGTCGGGACGGCGACCGAGGCAACCTTCACCAACCTGCCGCTGGCAAACGGCGGCACGTACTACATCTCGATCCGCGCGAGGAACGCGGTCGGCCTGTGGAGCGGTCCCGGCACGACCGACGGCATCACGGTTGACATAACCGGGCCGTCCACCCCCGTCGTGGAGGACGATGGAGACTTCACGTACTCCTTTGACACGCTGAACGCGACATGGGCGTCCGCCGACCCGGAGAGCGGCATCGCGGAGTACCTCTACGCGATCGGGACGGCCCCGGGCGCGACCGACACGGCCGACTGGACCTCGGCCGGGGCGTCGGGCGGGATTTCGAGATCCGGGCTCGATCTGGCAGACGGGGTGCTGTATTACTTCTCCGTGAAGGCGCGTAACGGCGCGGGAATGTGGAGCGCGACAGCGTTCAGCGACGGGATCGCCTGCCTGCCCTCGCCGGTGTGGCCGAAGTTCCGAAGGGACGCCGTCAACAGCGGGCTGAGCGACTTCAACGGCTCCCGGTACGGCGCGCTCCTGTGGGAGTTCCCGACGTCCGGCTGGGTCGAATCGTCGCCGGCGATAGGTGGCGACGGGACGATCTACATCGGCTCGGGCGACGGGCATATGTACGCCATCCGCGCGAACGGCACGATGAACTGGGACTACCAGACCGGAGGCCCGATAGACTCATCCCCGGCGATAGGCGGACGCGGCGAGATATACTTCGGCTCGTACGACGGCTACCTGTACTGCCTGGCGTCGAACGGCTCCCTGAGGTGGAGGTACCGCACCGGCGACATGGTCTGGTCGTCGCCCCTGATCGGTCCGGACGGAACGATCTACATCGGCTCCCATGACGGCTACCTGCACGCGGTGAACCCGAACGGCACGCGCAAGTGGCGTTTCAACGCCGGCGGAGCGGTATGGTCGTCGCCCGCGATGAGTTCCGACGGCGTTCTGTACTTCGGCGGCGGCGACACGAACATCTACGCGGTGTATGCCGCGGCAGGGACGCTCAAGTGGAAGTACGTGACTGAGACGGCCGTAGACTCATCCCCTTGCATCGCGCCGGACGGGACGATCTATGCAGGGTCGGGAGACAGCTACTTCTACGCGCTGAGGCCCGACGGCACGCTCAAATGGAGATGCTACACCGGCTGGCCGGCCGATTCGTCCGCCGCCGTCGCGCCGGACGGGACGGTCTACGTCGGCGCGGGCCACAGTTGGACGGAGGGAGCGCTCTACGCGTTCAATCCGAACGGCAGCGTGAAATGGAGTTACGCAGTGCCCGGCTCGGTCAGGTCGTCCCCCACCCTCGGCGCGGACGGCACGATATACTTCGGGTGCGGGGACGGGTTCGTGTACGCCCTGACGCCAGCCGGAACGCTGAAGTGGAGGCACGACACGGGGGCTCCGGTTCTCTGCTCTGCCGCGATCGGAAGGGACGGGACTCTCTGCATCGGCTCTTACTCCGGATCGGTCTACGCGTTCAGGGATACGGGGATTGACGACACTACCCCGCCGACGACGCCGCTGGTCACCGACGAGGGGGCGTATACCCTCAGCGCGACCGGCCTGTCCGCATCGTGGACGGCGAGCGACCCCGAATCGGGCATCGTGGAGTACCAGTACGCGATCGGGACGGCGCCGGGGGCGTTCAACACCGTGCCCTGGACTTCGACGGGCGGGACGGCGTCGGTCACGCGGAACGGGCTGAGCCTGACGCGCGGGACGACCTACTACGTCTCGGTGAAGGCCAGGAACTCGGCGATGATGTGGAGCCCGGCGGGGTCGTCGGACGGGATCGTTCCCGTGAACGCGAGCGACGTGAGTTCGATCGGCAGGGCGGAGAACCTACCGGACACCGCGCTCGCCTGCCTGGACGACGTGGTGGTGACCGGCTCGTTTTCCGACTGCTTCTACGTGGAACAGCCGGACCGCTCGGCGGGCATAAAGGTCGCCGCAAACGGGAAGCCGATCCCGGCGGAGGGCACGCTGGTGTCGCTGGTCGGAACGATGACGACGGTCGGCGGCGAGGCGGCGGTCTCGCTCGGCACCGTTCACCGGAAGGGGACGGCGTCCGTGCCGAGGGCGCTGGGGATGGTGCTGAAGACGGTGTGCCCCGAGAGACCCGACCTGAGGCCGGGCGGGACCTCCGCTCCCGGGCTCGAGACCATCGGCCTGCTGGTGACGATACGGGGGCGCGTGACGGCGGTGATGTCGGACTCGTTCTACGTGGACGACTGCTCTGGATACGCCGACCCGCTCGGAATATCCGGCATCAAGGTGCGGACGACCAGCCTCTCGCCATTGCGGGTGATCACTCCGCCGGCGAACGGCAAGTGGGTGCGGGTGACCGGAGTGCTGTCGGTCGAGCCGATCAACGGGAGCTTCCGGCACGTCCTCCGCCCGCATGCCCAGACGGCGATCGGGCTGCTCTGAGCGACGCCTCGATTATTCCTTTCTACTCCTCCGCTCGATACCCTTGCGCCTGTTATCACAGCAAGCGAGCCTCTTATTGTTTGTATACCGATCCAAATATACAAGTTTCTTGATGGGTGGTTTGACATTCGGTGATACTGGGTAGAGAGGATGTTGGTTACACACCAACTCACCGACCCTCGGTAACAGGTGAGTGGGTTTCTTGTGTCACCGATTTCCGTCGCCAGTCTTCACTGGTGCCGCGGGATCAACGTCATGTGCGGCTTGAAGCCAGCACCCGGATAGTGGCTGCCGTTCAATATCTGGCTGATACCGAATCAGTTTCCTCAACTGATGCGTGGAAAAGGAGATACTACTAATGCAGAACCGGCTCATTGCTGTTGCGCTGTTGTGTCTGACGTTCCTATTGGCGTCTGTGGAAGTAACTCTGGCGGTGACGGCTGAGGATGTGATAGCGGTTGCTCGCCAGGAATGCGGGGACGCGACCGGTGCAGGGCAGGGGCATTTTTGGTGGCCGGGAAATACCACTACGCTCCAGCCGTGGAATCCGATCCCTCCAGGCACATACTCCCGCATTGATCTGGCCAAGAACCTGTGGGCTGGTGCGTGCGGCAATGTACCCGCCGACCCCCCGAGCACCGGATGTAAGACACATAATAGTGCACCAGCGCAGTACTGTTGCACGGGTCATAGACATTACGACTGTGTTGGTTTCATCTGGTATTGTTTTAGAACCGTAGATGCCATAGGCTTGATTGACGATCGTTACTATGGCGATCCATGGGAAGGATACGGATGGCGAGGTTGGCGTTCAATCGAAGCCGGTTGGTCCGGCGTCAAGCTTGATTACGAGGAATGGTACAATAACCCGCAGCTTAGGAAACTCGGCGACATCATAGTATGCGGTGCCTGCGATCCGGGCTCCGCGTGCGACGAGTTTGATGAGGACGATCCTATCGGTCATCTAGCTCTATATGTGGGCGGCCAGAGCATGATAGACTGCATACATTTCAGCGCGTCTGATACCGGCGTTAGGGAACGGCAGTTGAGGCCTGTATGCAGTTGTCAGATCAAGGGCAGGCCATGGAAGGTACTGAGGCCGACTTACGACGAACCATGTCGTGCCTCCATTACAGTACGCAAACTTGACCGGGGACTCCCCCTAGAAGGATTCCCGATTGAGATGGAGAAACCGGATGGCACCACGC
Proteins encoded in this region:
- a CDS encoding PQQ-binding-like beta-propeller repeat protein, with the protein product MICSALALGALLLSSIPVTAELASNCWPKFRGDIRNTGLSPGPGPGGDDLAWTYTTGGAIASSPAVAPGGTAYFTSRDGYLYALAPDGSLVWRYGISAYSAYSSPAIDSDGTVYVGSDDYYLYALNPNGTLKWRRGIGSQISSSPAIGGGRVYVGASGGRIYAVNQDGTVAWYYQTGGAVTSTAAVGADGTIYITSKDTYLYALSPTGTLKWRYRTNNRSESSPAVGEDGTIYFGSDDGKMYAVTSAGALSWSYAVGSMVRSSPAIGADGAVYFGADDGYLYALQPGGSLRWRCQTGGIVRSSPAVGSDGTVYVGSQDRYIYALNPDGTLKWRRLTGGWVDSSPAIMAGGRLYVGSYDSKLYAFESDQTPPTTPIVVDDGLYSTSPDSLHGSWSASDPESGIAEYAYAIGTAPGSADIAGWTSAGTATEVTRTGLPLVNGSICYFSVKARSGSGRWSDVGVSNGILVDFTAPTTPVVVDDGAYTTSLAALHASWSASDPETGVAEYQYCIGTAPGLDDIAPWTGVGTAIEVTASGLNLANGGTYFCSVRARSTAGLWSAVGATDGVLADATPPGAPSVTDEGDFTSSSDSLHASWTASDTESGIAGYEYAIGTTPGASDTLGWTTAGSSTEATATGLTLSDGATYYFAVRAKNNAGLWSAAGASDGILVDLSAPSSPVVTDDGDATASPDTLHASWSASDLQSGVVEYLYAIGTSPGSSDVAGWTSAGTEAEITRSGLSLASGTTYYLAVKAKNGAGLWSEVGSSDGILVDLTPPITPIVVDDGEFTASADTLHASWHSSDAETGVAEYQYRIGTAPGLDDVAPWTSAGLSTEIARGGLSLTSGTTYYFGVRSRNSVGLWSQVGTSDGILADLTPPSIPAVTDDGTYTSSMSELRASWTAADAETPIVEYQYAIGTTAGGLEIAGWTPVGTATEATFTNLPLANGGTYYISIRARNAVGLWSGPGTTDGITVDITGPSTPVVEDDGDFTYSFDTLNATWASADPESGIAEYLYAIGTAPGATDTADWTSAGASGGISRSGLDLADGVLYYFSVKARNGAGMWSATAFSDGIACLPSPVWPKFRRDAVNSGLSDFNGSRYGALLWEFPTSGWVESSPAIGGDGTIYIGSGDGHMYAIRANGTMNWDYQTGGPIDSSPAIGGRGEIYFGSYDGYLYCLASNGSLRWRYRTGDMVWSSPLIGPDGTIYIGSHDGYLHAVNPNGTRKWRFNAGGAVWSSPAMSSDGVLYFGGGDTNIYAVYAAAGTLKWKYVTETAVDSSPCIAPDGTIYAGSGDSYFYALRPDGTLKWRCYTGWPADSSAAVAPDGTVYVGAGHSWTEGALYAFNPNGSVKWSYAVPGSVRSSPTLGADGTIYFGCGDGFVYALTPAGTLKWRHDTGAPVLCSAAIGRDGTLCIGSYSGSVYAFRDTGIDDTTPPTTPLVTDEGAYTLSATGLSASWTASDPESGIVEYQYAIGTAPGAFNTVPWTSTGGTASVTRNGLSLTRGTTYYVSVKARNSAMMWSPAGSSDGIVPVNASDVSSIGRAENLPDTALACLDDVVVTGSFSDCFYVEQPDRSAGIKVAANGKPIPAEGTLVSLVGTMTTVGGEAAVSLGTVHRKGTASVPRALGMVLKTVCPERPDLRPGGTSAPGLETIGLLVTIRGRVTAVMSDSFYVDDCSGYADPLGISGIKVRTTSLSPLRVITPPANGKWVRVTGVLSVEPINGSFRHVLRPHAQTAIGLL